One Vibrio gallaecicus genomic region harbors:
- a CDS encoding DUF58 domain-containing protein — MNHSTFRHSRANQSASHRSASLQDERIHCEYKGLVRLQAQAESFSLLPQLKAGSALSGRHSSVFRGRGLNFEELRHYQLGDDIRNLDWKVTMRTGKPHVRAYTEEKDRNVIVCVDQRSSMYFSSVEVMKSVVAAELASLTAWRVLKDSDRVGFLMVTPTQNYWMKPRRSQADLLHRLKKLSELNQSLSVDTKDSEPTSFSQFVTLLGRLKLKEATIIILSDWSGATQDDLTHLKHLQKHNDVLGVLISDQLESEFPNQAASSFFDLSQSESLSQGKSLSALKSEPIRKSQAKGGPGWVVGNGELQLNLNDGKKLDLANQGLTEHQRLKKDKLIQLMAAKRLPLIEVNTSGQHVEQFKQAVGGRR, encoded by the coding sequence ATGAACCATTCTACATTTCGTCATTCAAGAGCGAATCAATCTGCATCGCATAGGTCTGCATCCCTTCAAGATGAACGCATTCACTGTGAATACAAAGGGCTAGTTCGATTGCAGGCTCAAGCTGAGTCTTTTTCCCTATTGCCACAATTAAAAGCGGGTTCGGCTTTATCTGGTCGACATTCTTCCGTATTCAGAGGTCGTGGTCTTAACTTTGAAGAGCTACGTCATTATCAGCTTGGTGATGACATTCGTAACCTTGACTGGAAAGTGACCATGCGCACGGGTAAGCCTCATGTTAGAGCTTACACGGAAGAAAAAGATCGCAATGTGATCGTCTGTGTAGACCAGCGTTCCAGCATGTATTTTTCATCGGTAGAAGTCATGAAATCCGTTGTGGCTGCTGAACTGGCGTCACTCACGGCATGGAGAGTGCTTAAAGATAGCGACAGAGTCGGTTTTTTAATGGTGACGCCCACCCAAAACTATTGGATGAAACCAAGACGTTCACAAGCGGATCTTTTGCATCGGCTGAAGAAGCTTTCAGAGTTAAACCAAAGCCTCAGTGTTGATACGAAAGACAGTGAGCCTACTAGTTTTAGTCAATTTGTTACTTTGTTAGGTCGGCTGAAATTAAAAGAAGCCACCATCATTATTTTGAGTGATTGGAGCGGAGCAACGCAAGACGATTTAACGCACCTTAAACATCTACAAAAGCATAATGATGTGCTGGGCGTGTTGATTTCAGACCAACTTGAAAGTGAATTTCCCAACCAAGCAGCCTCTTCATTTTTTGATCTTTCTCAAAGCGAATCGCTATCTCAAGGCAAATCATTATCTGCTTTAAAAAGCGAGCCAATTAGAAAATCTCAAGCGAAGGGAGGACCTGGTTGGGTGGTGGGTAACGGTGAGTTACAACTGAATTTGAATGATGGGAAAAAGCTGGATCTTGCCAATCAAGGGTTAACCGAGCACCAAAGGCTTAAGAAAGATAAGTTGATTCAGTTAATGGCAGCTAAGCGATTACCTTTAATCGAAGTTAATACTTCGGGTCAGCATGTAGAGCAATTCAAACAAGCGGTGGGAGGGCGACGTTAA
- a CDS encoding DUF4381 domain-containing protein: MEHKPPGTYILRELNDVAVPEHVSWFPQTLGWQILACAIVIYAIYRMVKLFQSWWGNRYRREALRLVLEVRHSLLLDSITIGERTQVGQDYFQIMKAVLVYLKPELANKHGKAFLAALDCFILKPTFEAELGYKWTVSLLQKSKALTAAELLELTALCELWIREHYLQHASVTSEVKQNG; encoded by the coding sequence ATGGAACATAAACCTCCTGGCACTTATATATTACGAGAGTTAAATGATGTTGCAGTGCCTGAGCATGTGAGCTGGTTTCCTCAAACTTTAGGTTGGCAAATACTCGCATGCGCTATCGTAATTTATGCAATTTATCGAATGGTGAAATTGTTCCAGAGCTGGTGGGGAAATCGCTATCGCAGAGAAGCTTTAAGGTTAGTTTTGGAGGTAAGGCATTCTCTTTTACTGGATAGCATCACGATTGGAGAACGAACTCAGGTAGGGCAAGACTACTTTCAAATTATGAAAGCGGTACTGGTTTATTTAAAACCAGAACTCGCGAATAAGCATGGCAAAGCTTTTCTTGCTGCTTTGGACTGCTTCATTTTGAAACCGACTTTTGAAGCAGAATTAGGATACAAGTGGACGGTCTCTCTTCTACAAAAATCGAAGGCATTAACAGCAGCCGAATTGCTCGAATTAACGGCTTTATGCGAGTTATGGATTAGAGAACATTATCTACAACACGCTTCTGTTACAAGTGAGGTAAAGCAAAATGGCTGA
- a CDS encoding VWA domain-containing protein: MAEADFASLQKPSLSRSNAEPVKSDMISRLDAAKEVLADFAQTRKGDRLGLILFGDAAFVQTPFTADQEVWLELLNQTDVAMAGQSTHLGDAIGLAIKVFEENRQGSSSIGNRKNKNKTNSKQAELFPEVEKVVIVLTDGNDTGSYVEPIDAAKVAAAKGVRIHMIAMGDPATVGEQALDMEIIERVAKESGGEAFQAIDRSALDNAYQAIGELEPQLYESTTYRPKKSIHQYPIMLVVCLYLMAFGLATLRRYRTRQHSQIRTEEKAATETAQVGSTQAGSKQSAEMGESHV, encoded by the coding sequence ATGGCAGAAGCCGATTTTGCCTCTTTGCAAAAACCTAGTTTAAGCCGTTCAAATGCTGAACCTGTAAAATCCGATATGATTTCACGCTTAGATGCCGCCAAAGAAGTATTGGCTGACTTTGCCCAAACTCGAAAAGGTGACCGATTAGGGTTAATCCTGTTCGGAGATGCGGCATTTGTACAAACCCCTTTTACTGCCGACCAAGAAGTATGGCTTGAGTTATTAAACCAAACTGATGTAGCCATGGCAGGGCAAAGTACCCACCTTGGTGATGCCATAGGCTTAGCGATTAAAGTCTTTGAAGAAAACCGTCAAGGTTCTAGTTCTATTGGAAATAGAAAGAATAAAAATAAAACAAATAGTAAACAGGCTGAACTCTTTCCTGAAGTTGAGAAAGTCGTCATCGTTTTAACTGACGGTAATGACACGGGAAGCTATGTCGAGCCTATTGATGCGGCGAAAGTTGCTGCTGCAAAAGGGGTGCGAATTCATATGATTGCCATGGGTGATCCTGCCACTGTAGGTGAGCAAGCCTTAGACATGGAAATCATTGAACGAGTAGCGAAAGAATCAGGGGGCGAAGCTTTCCAAGCGATAGATAGATCAGCTCTTGATAACGCCTATCAAGCGATTGGCGAGCTAGAGCCACAACTGTATGAAAGTACTACCTATCGACCTAAGAAAAGTATTCATCAGTATCCAATAATGCTGGTGGTGTGTTTGTACTTAATGGCTTTTGGTCTAGCGACTTTACGTCGTTACCGCACTAGGCAGCACTCTCAAATCAGAACTGAAGAGAAAGCGGCAACAGAAACAGCGCAAGTAGGAAGTACACAAGCAGGAAGTAAGCAATCAGCGGAAATGGGAGAGTCGCATGTTTGA
- a CDS encoding vWA domain-containing protein, with protein MFDSQLWQQIISQFHFVRPLWLLAIIPLAIVAYLRWKQESLAAMHLAIPEHLRKALTIGDLGWKKQLPLKLLTVSMFLAIIVCAGPTWTKEPSPFGEDKASLLVILDSSQSMLQKDLAPSRLERSKQKIRDLVTLRQGGKTGLIVFSGSAHIAMPLTKDNSVFAPFLAAIQPDIMPVEGKQAEAALALIGDQLGNEQAGTVLLITDGANPATITAYEQYFEESPHQLLVLAAGNSAAVSDSPMDLSSLKTLVSKSGGRLVEVTIDNQDIQSLERSIERHMQLNNESAMPWKDMGYFLLFPMAVLMLFWFRKGWLVQWCLVGVVCISALHPPTALAETVSLKADSEPAVVESTLWNKISQGWLNLWLTPDQQGQLYFERFEYLEAAKRYEDPMHKGIAYYYASEYQLAHSAFLQVKSDLGLFNAANALARQREYLAARDIYKLMLEHKLDESLSPLVEENLLVMQGIIDEVNRFSESQANTPEGPEDSFELGDKPQTGDGAEEQVDSAMMREEKLNANEILGSQDLADKWLQRVEADPKYFLRAKFQLQLLSQSQGVKDTNETDKENETNIAGEQ; from the coding sequence ATGTTTGATTCTCAATTATGGCAACAGATCATATCGCAGTTTCATTTTGTAAGACCTTTGTGGCTATTAGCTATCATTCCTTTGGCTATTGTTGCGTATTTACGTTGGAAACAAGAGTCATTAGCAGCAATGCATTTAGCGATACCAGAACACCTTCGTAAGGCTTTGACCATAGGCGATCTCGGCTGGAAAAAACAACTGCCTCTTAAGTTGCTAACCGTTTCAATGTTTCTGGCAATTATTGTGTGCGCGGGTCCTACTTGGACAAAAGAACCTTCACCGTTTGGGGAAGATAAAGCATCGCTACTAGTGATATTGGACTCAAGCCAATCAATGTTACAAAAGGATTTAGCACCAAGTCGTCTTGAGCGTTCAAAACAAAAAATTAGAGACTTAGTTACTTTAAGGCAAGGTGGAAAAACAGGGCTGATCGTTTTTTCTGGTAGTGCACATATCGCAATGCCGCTGACTAAAGATAACTCCGTTTTTGCACCATTCTTAGCGGCAATTCAGCCAGATATTATGCCTGTGGAAGGTAAGCAAGCTGAGGCTGCTTTGGCGCTGATTGGTGACCAATTAGGGAATGAACAAGCCGGAACAGTATTGCTGATCACTGATGGAGCAAACCCAGCAACCATCACTGCCTATGAACAATATTTTGAAGAGAGTCCGCATCAACTGCTGGTATTGGCTGCTGGTAATTCGGCTGCCGTGAGTGATAGCCCTATGGATTTGTCTTCATTGAAAACTCTCGTATCCAAATCAGGTGGTCGATTAGTGGAAGTCACTATCGATAACCAAGATATTCAGTCCTTAGAACGCAGTATTGAACGTCATATGCAGCTCAATAATGAGTCGGCGATGCCATGGAAAGACATGGGATATTTTTTACTGTTTCCTATGGCTGTGTTGATGCTGTTTTGGTTTAGAAAAGGTTGGTTAGTCCAGTGGTGTTTAGTTGGGGTTGTGTGTATTTCAGCACTTCACCCACCCACTGCGTTGGCTGAAACCGTGAGCTTAAAAGCTGACTCAGAACCAGCTGTGGTTGAGTCGACCTTATGGAACAAAATAAGCCAAGGTTGGTTGAATTTATGGTTAACCCCGGACCAACAAGGGCAATTGTATTTTGAACGTTTTGAGTACCTAGAAGCGGCAAAACGCTATGAGGACCCAATGCATAAGGGCATTGCTTATTACTATGCTTCTGAATACCAATTGGCGCACAGCGCCTTTCTTCAAGTGAAAAGTGATTTAGGTCTGTTTAATGCCGCTAATGCGCTCGCTAGGCAGCGTGAATATCTTGCAGCAAGAGACATCTACAAACTGATGCTGGAGCATAAACTAGATGAAAGCTTGAGCCCTTTAGTTGAAGAGAATTTACTTGTGATGCAAGGCATTATTGATGAAGTGAATCGCTTTAGTGAAAGCCAAGCGAATACGCCTGAAGGACCTGAAGACTCATTCGAACTAGGTGATAAACCTCAAACCGGTGATGGAGCGGAAGAGCAAGTCGATTCTGCCATGATGAGAGAAGAGAAACTGAATGCTAATGAAATTCTGGGCAGCCAAGACCTTGCAGACAAATGGTTACAACGCGTAGAAGCCGACCCTAAATACTTCTTACGAGCCAAATTTCAGCTTCAACTTCTTAGCCAAAGCCAAGGAGTGAAAGATACAAACGAAACCGATAAAGAAAATGAAACAAATATAGCGGGAGAGCAATAA
- a CDS encoding BatD family protein — protein sequence MNNFIRVLVYFALSFASVSSYGADIGQLLKSGDVEIKAWLSDSSLVSKDSHVDKDNEADLDSINKKKSSANFAVNEQIILYIEVATPRWFTGGTRISSIEIPNVVAKQRNQLATNFTERRVTKEKGAQTWSHQRWEITLYPQDVGQYWVPQTSVRVQVSAPDGSNVTGELYTQPLNFNAKRPSGLLANEDVWVSASDLKLEQQWSQSNQEETLKVGDAITRTVTVSGSDTLAMLIPTLIPTGSDSGYQHYTQPNQLSDTQVRGNYRSTRTEESVYVLQDGGEIYFPAVDIMWWNTQTQQLETLSVEGRTYQVHHTVQSFIQAYWQWFAVGICALILLLSCVILMVRYYQTHPLPSKVMFYRALKAGNSPQARVLLFRHLRKKTDLLELKQYELNQPSKGAHQSKGLQQNEANIQWKGDAQEFQSKSVSFSLGWRIWRKIKTPGGRVGIADNRKIENRIRLLFMKHKILPSLDSLRMRLEKDRNKE from the coding sequence ATGAACAACTTTATTCGTGTACTTGTTTATTTTGCGCTTTCTTTCGCTTCGGTATCTTCTTACGGGGCTGATATAGGTCAATTGCTGAAAAGTGGTGATGTTGAAATTAAAGCTTGGTTAAGTGACTCCTCTCTTGTAAGTAAGGACAGTCACGTAGATAAAGACAACGAAGCTGATTTAGACAGTATCAATAAGAAGAAATCGTCAGCAAATTTTGCAGTGAATGAGCAAATCATCTTATATATCGAAGTAGCGACACCTCGTTGGTTTACTGGCGGCACGCGCATTTCTTCTATTGAAATTCCAAATGTTGTGGCTAAGCAGCGCAATCAGTTAGCCACTAACTTTACTGAACGCAGAGTCACCAAAGAAAAGGGCGCTCAGACTTGGTCTCATCAACGTTGGGAAATCACGTTATACCCCCAAGATGTTGGTCAATATTGGGTTCCTCAAACCTCAGTTCGCGTACAGGTGTCTGCACCTGATGGTTCTAATGTCACCGGTGAACTTTACACACAACCCCTTAATTTTAATGCTAAACGTCCCTCTGGATTACTAGCAAATGAGGATGTATGGGTTTCTGCGAGTGATTTAAAATTAGAGCAACAATGGAGTCAATCCAATCAGGAGGAAACTCTAAAAGTGGGTGATGCGATTACACGAACCGTGACCGTTTCAGGTTCCGATACTCTGGCCATGTTAATACCGACTTTAATCCCAACGGGATCCGATTCTGGCTACCAACATTACACACAACCAAATCAGCTCTCTGACACTCAAGTTCGGGGCAACTACCGTTCAACTCGTACTGAAGAGAGCGTGTATGTTTTGCAAGATGGTGGAGAGATCTACTTTCCTGCAGTAGATATCATGTGGTGGAATACCCAGACACAACAATTAGAAACTTTGAGTGTAGAAGGACGAACCTATCAAGTTCACCACACGGTACAGTCTTTCATCCAAGCGTATTGGCAATGGTTTGCTGTTGGAATCTGCGCTTTAATACTTCTTTTGAGCTGTGTGATATTGATGGTTCGGTATTACCAAACTCATCCATTACCAAGCAAAGTCATGTTTTATCGTGCTTTGAAAGCTGGGAATAGTCCTCAAGCGAGAGTATTGCTGTTTCGCCATTTGAGGAAGAAAACTGATCTTTTAGAATTAAAACAATATGAGCTTAATCAGCCGAGTAAAGGTGCCCATCAGAGTAAAGGTCTTCAGCAGAATGAAGCCAATATCCAATGGAAAGGTGATGCTCAAGAGTTCCAATCTAAGTCAGTGAGTTTCAGCCTTGGTTGGAGAATTTGGCGAAAGATAAAAACACCAGGTGGAAGAGTCGGAATAGCAGATAATCGAAAGATAGAAAATCGTATCCGTCTCTTGTTTATGAAACATAAAATTTTACCTAGCCTTGATTCATTGAGGATGAGACTAGAAAAAGATCGAAATAAAGAGTAA
- a CDS encoding LysR family transcriptional regulator has protein sequence MKSTELNLIPIFVAIYEEKNLSQAAARMEISQPAVSKALKRLREIYDDHLFHRNASGVEPTTFSRDIYPAMSVALKSFTSTLSASRDFEPKTSNRIFSVAAVSVAGYFLIPELIKQMRSEAPNVALEVHPLFTEDHETDLRLQRYDLVIDMAPRGRNLLKSEVIYSEHLNVVCRKDHPRLKDSLSREEFFNEEHVVVSRWHSRRSLLTADDISEIEKRKIVVRAAGAIEMLPIVGKSDMIGILPKSTIDSFADFFDVRSIPLPFDQSELDLCSIWHPSRTAESGHKWLRQQIQKVSKNQVIARK, from the coding sequence ATGAAGAGTACTGAATTAAACTTAATCCCTATTTTTGTTGCCATTTATGAAGAAAAAAACTTATCTCAAGCCGCTGCGCGAATGGAGATAAGCCAACCTGCGGTGAGTAAGGCGCTCAAAAGGCTACGTGAAATTTATGATGACCACCTTTTTCATCGTAATGCTTCTGGTGTAGAACCCACAACATTCTCTCGTGATATTTACCCCGCCATGTCTGTGGCATTAAAGAGCTTCACATCCACCTTATCTGCTTCTAGAGATTTTGAACCAAAAACATCAAACCGAATTTTTTCTGTGGCAGCGGTGTCTGTTGCGGGGTATTTCTTAATCCCGGAATTGATTAAACAAATGCGAAGTGAAGCGCCGAATGTTGCGTTGGAAGTTCACCCGCTATTTACTGAAGATCATGAAACTGACCTTCGTTTACAGCGCTATGATTTAGTGATTGATATGGCACCGCGCGGTCGTAACTTGCTGAAGTCTGAAGTGATTTATTCAGAGCATTTGAACGTGGTGTGTAGAAAAGATCACCCGAGACTGAAAGACTCATTGAGCCGTGAAGAGTTTTTTAATGAAGAGCATGTTGTTGTATCTCGTTGGCATAGCCGACGCAGTTTACTGACTGCTGATGATATTTCAGAAATTGAAAAACGTAAAATAGTGGTGCGTGCTGCTGGAGCTATAGAAATGCTTCCTATTGTAGGTAAAAGCGACATGATTGGTATTTTACCTAAGTCGACCATTGATTCTTTTGCGGATTTCTTTGATGTTAGATCGATCCCGTTACCCTTTGATCAAAGTGAACTTGATCTTTGCTCCATTTGGCACCCTAGCCGAACAGCAGAAAGTGGGCATAAGTGGTTAAGACAGCAAATTCAAAAGGTTTCGAAGAACCAAGTGATAGCCAGAAAGTGA